The following proteins are encoded in a genomic region of Thermococcus pacificus:
- a CDS encoding ECF transporter S component, producing MGMRKMSSREIAVIGIMLGLSLMFEVIPIEMPTIWGMKIDFVAVPIIMAYLLTGFIGGLTAVLLLFAGLSIVSSASWLGGMMKATATFTVLVGLETARRMTKFSLENPTRGQLIRFAVLAYLIGVALRIPLMVALNYYVALEIWLGIPQEKVVETVEAWTGVPFWVAIGLPNAIQSAIDVFIGLLATLPVLRRVPHLLE from the coding sequence ATGGGAATGAGGAAGATGAGTTCGAGGGAAATAGCAGTCATTGGAATAATGCTCGGCCTCTCGCTCATGTTCGAGGTCATCCCAATAGAGATGCCTACCATCTGGGGCATGAAGATAGACTTCGTTGCGGTCCCAATAATCATGGCCTACCTCTTGACGGGGTTCATCGGCGGTTTGACGGCGGTTCTACTGCTCTTTGCAGGTTTGAGCATAGTATCGTCGGCAAGCTGGCTTGGGGGCATGATGAAGGCCACCGCCACGTTTACAGTCCTGGTTGGGCTTGAGACTGCAAGAAGGATGACAAAATTCAGCCTTGAGAACCCTACCAGGGGACAGCTGATCCGCTTCGCGGTCCTGGCTTATCTGATTGGAGTCGCCCTCAGGATCCCGCTGATGGTTGCACTGAACTACTACGTGGCCCTCGAGATATGGCTCGGCATCCCGCAGGAGAAGGTCGTGGAGACGGTTGAGGCGTGGACCGGCGTTCCTTTCTGGGTCGCTATCGGCCTTCCGAACGCGATTCAGAGTGCCATAGACGTTTTCATCGGTCTGCTGGCGACGCTCCCGGTCCTAAGGCGCGTGCCGCATCTTCTCGAGTGA
- a CDS encoding AAA family ATPase: protein MIIGVVGKIAAGKTTVAKFFEEKGFCRVSCSDPLIDLLTHNVSDYSWIPELPEKAEPTRDRLIEFGKYLKDKYGGDILIKLAVDKKRHCRNIVIDGVRSKEEIEAIKRMGGKVIYVEARPEIRFERLMRRKASKDKTIKSFEDFKAMDDAEERLYHTSELKDLADYIIVNEGTLEELRKKVKGIIDDIAGKV from the coding sequence ATGATAATTGGTGTTGTTGGAAAGATTGCCGCCGGAAAAACAACCGTCGCGAAGTTCTTCGAGGAGAAAGGCTTCTGCAGGGTCTCCTGCAGCGACCCGCTGATAGACCTGCTGACCCACAACGTTTCCGACTACTCGTGGATCCCGGAGCTACCGGAGAAGGCCGAGCCGACGCGCGACAGGCTTATCGAGTTCGGGAAGTACCTGAAGGACAAGTACGGCGGGGACATCCTGATAAAACTCGCCGTTGACAAGAAGAGGCACTGCAGGAACATCGTCATCGACGGAGTCCGCTCAAAGGAGGAGATAGAGGCCATAAAGAGAATGGGCGGAAAGGTCATCTATGTCGAGGCGAGGCCAGAGATAAGGTTCGAGCGCCTCATGAGGAGAAAGGCGAGCAAGGATAAGACTATCAAGAGCTTTGAGGACTTCAAAGCGATGGACGACGCCGAGGAAAGGCTCTACCACACGAGCGAGCTGAAGGACCTCGCGGACTATATCATTGTGAACGAGGGCACTCTGGAGGAGCTGCGGAAGAAAGTTAAAGGAATAATAGACGACATCGCGGGGAAGGTTTAA
- a CDS encoding antitoxin family protein, with amino-acid sequence MRDGGGREIIEAIYEDGVLKPLKKPKLREHSKVRIKIIPEDVDDLLDSLVIEKVGSIDYKRLKEAYYESL; translated from the coding sequence ATGAGAGACGGTGGTGGTAGGGAGATCATTGAGGCCATCTATGAGGACGGCGTTTTAAAGCCGTTAAAAAAGCCCAAGCTTAGAGAGCACTCTAAGGTGAGGATAAAGATAATCCCCGAGGACGTGGACGATCTTCTGGATTCACTCGTGATTGAGAAAGTTGGGAGCATAGACTACAAGCGCCTTAAGGAGGCCTATTATGAGTCGCTCTGA
- a CDS encoding DUF523 domain-containing protein, whose amino-acid sequence MNILVIAPCLLSPFYVYRGPKEKEYETAKRLRELLGKLDDEWQVLVYPCPEFELIGWPRAPASREVYEKLGMRERAKVIADFVGRVLTEEKPEKVVFVGVKGSPTCGVFHTSSSDPEKYPYMAMQEFFYLGKEERLKRSKELVGEQGFRLVEIPGILFEILMARFPEGVYVEFDKGDIEESLNRLANILEHHGSQQVR is encoded by the coding sequence ATGAACATCCTCGTCATCGCCCCCTGCCTGCTAAGCCCGTTCTACGTCTACCGAGGGCCAAAGGAGAAGGAGTACGAAACGGCCAAGAGGCTCCGTGAGCTTCTCGGGAAGCTCGACGATGAGTGGCAGGTTTTAGTATATCCATGCCCGGAGTTCGAGCTGATCGGCTGGCCCCGCGCCCCAGCGAGCAGGGAAGTCTACGAGAAGTTGGGCATGCGAGAAAGGGCAAAGGTAATAGCGGACTTCGTTGGAAGGGTTCTTACCGAAGAGAAGCCCGAAAAGGTAGTGTTCGTCGGCGTCAAAGGCTCACCAACCTGCGGCGTCTTCCACACCAGCTCAAGCGACCCCGAAAAATACCCATACATGGCTATGCAGGAGTTTTTCTACCTGGGCAAGGAGGAAAGGTTAAAGCGCTCGAAGGAGCTTGTGGGGGAGCAGGGCTTCAGGCTCGTAGAGATACCGGGGATACTCTTCGAGATACTTATGGCGAGGTTCCCGGAGGGGGTTTACGTAGAATTTGACAAGGGGGATATCGAAGAGAGCCTTAACAGGCTCGCAAACATCCTTGAACATCATGGCTCACAGCAGGTGCGATAA
- a CDS encoding DUF835 domain-containing protein: MNVILLHTGQTLSFGAKLFAAIYLWYSYRRSFRKSALIFSVAFLTASLQVLGDLIEIETATITMEALFASLLFYGSLKLLDEEGLSFTVSRGYYVSLTPLILTLYMLTAERSSPPNWLATVGVAYVVSGLFILLSGFLLLGLRNLYGNTLKYLGILLIVYGAHEMDYPLLRPVDWFAPFGFSLSAALTLLIAYFFVRFAGQEEFLKLPPERSKPLKEIKPGLTLLSPEEYKKLLPPIKELPLLAFTRNPREAPENWTVYTISQIERERTVSPTNLPKITETVSRYLKTAGNGGIALIDGIEYLNMYNGFEATAKWLSALGDIAYVNNGSVIVVTEREAWNEREWNLLMRLVA; the protein is encoded by the coding sequence ATGAATGTGATATTACTTCACACCGGACAGACCCTAAGCTTCGGTGCAAAGCTCTTCGCCGCGATTTATCTTTGGTACTCTTATCGGAGATCATTTAGAAAGTCCGCCCTGATTTTCTCCGTTGCGTTCCTGACGGCCTCCCTGCAGGTTCTCGGTGATCTCATTGAAATCGAAACGGCCACCATCACCATGGAAGCCCTCTTCGCTTCACTCCTCTTCTATGGGAGTCTCAAACTCCTCGATGAGGAGGGACTTTCATTTACGGTCAGCCGTGGCTACTACGTCTCCCTAACCCCACTCATCCTCACTCTCTACATGCTTACCGCGGAGCGCTCAAGTCCCCCCAACTGGCTCGCCACGGTTGGCGTCGCATACGTGGTTTCTGGCCTCTTTATCCTCCTTTCAGGTTTTCTGCTCTTGGGTCTGAGGAACCTCTACGGCAACACTCTGAAGTACCTTGGGATTCTACTGATTGTTTATGGGGCACACGAGATGGACTACCCCCTGCTCCGGCCAGTTGACTGGTTCGCACCCTTTGGATTCTCGCTGAGCGCTGCGCTGACCCTGCTTATCGCATACTTCTTTGTGAGGTTCGCGGGACAGGAAGAGTTCCTAAAGCTCCCTCCAGAACGTTCAAAGCCACTCAAAGAAATCAAGCCTGGACTTACTCTGCTGTCTCCAGAGGAGTACAAAAAGCTCTTACCCCCGATCAAGGAACTTCCTCTCTTGGCATTCACAAGGAACCCACGAGAGGCCCCAGAGAACTGGACTGTTTACACCATAAGCCAGATAGAGCGCGAACGCACGGTATCCCCCACAAACCTCCCCAAGATCACAGAAACCGTGAGCAGGTATTTAAAAACAGCTGGAAACGGGGGCATAGCCCTCATCGACGGCATTGAGTACCTCAATATGTACAACGGATTTGAAGCAACTGCCAAGTGGCTAAGCGCACTCGGGGACATCGCCTATGTTAACAACGGAAGCGTGATCGTGGTGACCGAGAGGGAGGCCTGGAATGAGAGGGAGTGGAACCTTCTCATGAGGTTAGTAGCCTGA
- the glmM gene encoding phosphoglucosamine mutase has translation MGKYFGTSGIREVVNEKLTPELALRVGKALGTYLGGGTVVVGKDTRTSGEMLKNALISGLLSVGVEVIDIGLAPTPLTGFAIRLYGADAGVTITASHNPPEYNGIKVWQPNGMAYTPEMEAQLEAIIDSGNFKKAPWNEIGRVRKADPRKEYIKRALEMVHLDGSYTVVLDAGNGAGSIISPYLQRELGNKVISLNSHPSGFFVRELEPNAKSLSALAKTVKAMNADVGIAHDGDADRIGVVDDRGNFVEYEVMLSLIAGYMLRKFGKGKVVTTVDAGFALDDYVRPLGGEVIRTRVGDVAVADELARHGGVFGGEPSGTWIIPQWNLTPDGIFAGALVMEMVDKLGPLSELAREVPRYVTLRAKIPCPNEKKAKAMEIIAREALKTFDYKRLIDIDGVRIENDEWWILFRPSGTEPIMRITLEAHTEEKARELMERAKRLVKKAIGDIQI, from the coding sequence ATGGGAAAGTACTTCGGAACCAGCGGCATCAGGGAGGTCGTAAACGAAAAGCTCACACCTGAGCTGGCTTTGAGGGTCGGAAAGGCCCTTGGAACTTACCTCGGCGGGGGAACGGTCGTCGTCGGAAAGGACACGAGAACGAGCGGTGAGATGCTGAAGAACGCTCTAATAAGCGGGCTTCTCTCGGTCGGAGTAGAGGTCATAGACATCGGTTTGGCTCCGACTCCCCTAACCGGCTTTGCGATAAGGCTCTACGGGGCGGATGCGGGCGTAACGATAACTGCCTCCCACAATCCCCCGGAATACAACGGCATAAAGGTCTGGCAGCCGAACGGGATGGCCTACACGCCGGAGATGGAGGCTCAGCTTGAGGCGATAATCGACTCCGGAAACTTCAAAAAAGCTCCTTGGAACGAAATCGGAAGGGTTAGGAAGGCAGACCCGAGAAAGGAGTACATCAAAAGGGCCCTTGAGATGGTTCACCTCGACGGCTCCTACACCGTCGTCCTCGACGCCGGCAATGGAGCTGGTTCAATTATAAGCCCGTACCTCCAGCGCGAGCTTGGGAATAAAGTCATCTCGCTCAACTCCCACCCAAGCGGCTTCTTCGTTCGCGAGCTTGAGCCGAACGCCAAAAGCCTTTCCGCTCTGGCGAAGACAGTGAAGGCGATGAACGCTGACGTTGGAATAGCCCACGACGGCGATGCTGACAGGATTGGGGTAGTTGATGACAGGGGCAACTTCGTCGAGTACGAGGTGATGCTCTCTCTTATAGCGGGCTACATGCTGAGGAAGTTCGGGAAGGGAAAAGTCGTCACCACGGTTGATGCTGGCTTTGCGCTGGATGACTACGTAAGGCCCCTCGGCGGTGAAGTCATCAGGACGCGCGTCGGGGACGTTGCGGTTGCGGATGAACTTGCCAGACACGGCGGCGTCTTCGGCGGCGAGCCGAGCGGGACGTGGATAATCCCCCAGTGGAACCTCACTCCGGACGGAATTTTCGCCGGCGCTCTTGTTATGGAGATGGTTGATAAACTCGGCCCGCTCAGCGAGCTTGCCAGAGAAGTCCCGCGCTACGTAACTTTGAGGGCAAAAATCCCCTGCCCCAACGAAAAGAAGGCTAAGGCAATGGAAATCATAGCTAGGGAGGCACTCAAGACCTTCGACTACAAGCGATTGATAGACATCGACGGTGTCAGAATAGAGAACGACGAGTGGTGGATTCTCTTCCGTCCGAGCGGGACAGAGCCGATAATGAGGATAACCCTTGAGGCACACACGGAGGAGAAAGCCAGAGAGCTGATGGAAAGGGCGAAAAGGCTGGTGAAGAAGGCTATTGGGGACATCCAAATTTAG